A single genomic interval of Gossypium raimondii isolate GPD5lz chromosome 11, ASM2569854v1, whole genome shotgun sequence harbors:
- the LOC105761360 gene encoding pentatricopeptide repeat-containing protein At3g14580, mitochondrial — MAKRMISRSLLSSVKSSYPQNFPSFFHHPITTKISSLKPLSFFSSFSSYHQPTHPTSPALFRLTHKDLLSPTEILKIFDNLKDPNSLISVLAQYSARKDYKPTEPLFTLLINKLAYAQHFDSIENIMEKLKREKACRLSDEFFHNVIKKYGHIGCRIKRAIEILFSMPEYGTWPSVKTFNIVLSLLVSNKLFDVVHEVYGKAPNLGVEIEACTLNILIKGLCENGKLEFAFQLLDEFPKQRCKPNVRTYSTLMHGLCDKGKVDEAFELMGRMETEGIDADAVSFNILISGLRKHGRIDEGVKLLEIMKKEGCYPNAGSYQEVLYGLLDAARFMEAKEIMGRMVFERVNPSFDSYKKLIHGFCKGKMVKEVDWALKQMVRHGFVPKMGMWIQIVDCVFARNENNTCDCSLLGEIINS; from the coding sequence ATGGCCAAACGCATGATTTCACGTTCCCTTCTTTCTTCTGTCAAAAGCTCTTACccccaaaattttccctcaTTTTTTCACCATCCAATCACCACTAAAATCTCATCTCTTAAACCCCTTTCGTTTTTCTCCTCATTTTCCAGCTACCATCAACCAACCCACCCCACTTCGCCTGCCCTTTTCAGACTAACCCACAAAGACTTGCTCTCCCCGACCGAAATCCTCAAAATCTTTGACAATCTTAAAGATCCAAACTCCCTCATTTCAGTCCTAGCCCAATACTCAGCTCGCAAGGATTATAAACCAACTGAACCTCTCTTCActttgctcatcaacaagctcGCATATGCCCAGCATTTTGATTCCATTGAAAATATAATGGAAAAGCTCAAACGTGAAAAAGCCTGTCGTTTATCCGATGAATTCTTCCACAATGTGATTAAAAAGTATGGGCATATCGGATGTCGAATCAAAAGGGCAATCGAGATCCTTTTTAGCATGCCAGAATATGGGACTTGGCCTAGTGTTAAAACCTTCAATATCGTATTGAGCTTACTCGTATCGAACAAACTATTTGATGTTGTTCACGAGGTTTATGGGAAAGCTCCCAATTTGGGTGTTGAAATCGAAGCTTGTACTCTGAATATTCTCATTAAAGGGTTGTGTGAAAATGGGAAATTAGAGTTTGCATTCCAACTGCTCGATGAGTTTCCTAAACAAAGGTGTAAGCCTAATGTTAGAACTTATTCTACTTTAATGCACGGGTTGTGCGATAAAGGGAAGGTTGATGAAGCTTTTGAGTTGATGGGGAGGATGGAAACGGAAGGAATCGATGCTGATGCTGTTAGCTTTAATATCTTGATTTCAGGTCTTAGGAAACACGGTAGGATTGATGAAGGTGTGAAGCTgttagaaattatgaaaaaggaaGGGTGTTATCCCAATGCAGGGTCTTATCAAGAGGTGTTGTATGGTTTGCTTGATGCTGCGAGGTTTATGGAAGCAAAGGAGATTATGGGGAGAATGGTTTTTGAGAGGGTTAATCCTAGTTTTGATTCATACAAGAAGTTGATTCATGGTTTTTGTAAGGGGAAGATGGTAAAGGAAGTTGATTGGGCTTTGAAACAAATGGTACGCCATGGTTTTGTTCCAAAAATGGGAATGTGGATTCAGATTGTTGACTGTGTTTTTGCAAGGAATGAGAACAACACTTGTGATTGCAGTTTACTTGGTGAAATCATCAATAGCTAG